One region of Anas acuta chromosome Z, bAnaAcu1.1, whole genome shotgun sequence genomic DNA includes:
- the S1PR3 gene encoding sphingosine 1-phosphate receptor 3 encodes MSAVTVPPADVVGPQSSEGMDSLIVLHYNYTGKLILREKATDKIDLTTIAFLILCSFIVLENLMVLIAIWKNNKFHNRMYFFIGNLALCDLLAGIVYKVNILMSGKKTLSLSSTIWFIREGSMFVALGASTFSLLAIAIERHLTMIKMRPYDANKKYRVFLLIGTCWLISISLGALPILGWNCKNNLPDCSTILPLYSKKYVVFCISIFIAILVAIVILYARIYILVKSSSRNVTNHNNSERSMALLRTVVIVVSVFIACWSPLFILFLIDVACRVKECSVLYKANWFIALAVINSAMNPIIYTLASKEMRRAFFRLVCGCLVKSRVARSLPIQPTPDHSRSKSSSSNTQKPKEDFPQMSIPSCVIEKRESSFHNGNFCK; translated from the coding sequence ATGTCAGCAGTTACTGTGCCCCCTGCTGATGTTGTTGGCCCTCAGTCAAGTGAAGGGATGGACTCTCTGATCGTACTGCATTATAATTACACAGGAAAGCTCATTCTAAGGGAAAAGGCAACTGATAAAATAGACCTAACCACTATTGCATTTCTGATCCTATGTAGTTTCATAGTCCTGGAAAACTTGATGGTATTGATTGCCATATGGAAAAACAATAAGTTTCACAACCGCATGTACTTTTTCATTGGCAATCTAGCTCTCTGTGATCTTTTAGCTGGGATTGTTTACAAAGTAAACATTCTTATGTCTGGGAAGAAAACTCTGAGCTTGTCCTCAACAATCTGGTTCATTAGGGAAGGCAGTATGTTTGTTGCACTGGGAGCCTCCACCTTCAGCTTACTAGCAATAGCTATTGAACGGCATTTGACTATGATTAAGATGAGGCCTTATGATGCAAATAAGAAATATAGAGTGTTCCTTCTCATTGGAACATGCTGGCTTATTTCAATTTCCTTGGGTGCCTTACCCATCCTCGGCTGGAACTGTAAAAACAACTTGCCAGATTGTTCAACCATTTTGCCTCTTTATTCCAAGAAGTATGTTGTATTCTGCATTAGTATCTTCATAGCCATTCTTGTGGCCATTGTTATCCTTTATGCACGCATCTACATCCTGGTAAAATCCAGCAGCCGAAATGTCACTAACCACAATAACTCGGAGCGGTCCATGGCACTCCTTAGGACTGTTGTGATCGTTGTTAGTGTCTTCATTGCCTGCTGGTCTCCGTTGTTCATTTTGTTCCTCATTGATGTAGCCTGCAGAGTCAAGGAGTGCTCTGTCTTGTACAAAGCCAACTGGTTTATTGCTCTGGCAGTCATCAATTCTGCAATGAACCCCATCATCTATACTTTGGCCAGTAAGGAAATGCGTCGGGCTTTCTTTCGCCTTGTTTGTGGTTGCCTGGTGAAATCCAGGGTAGCCAGATCTTTGCCTATTCAGCCCACGCCAGATCACAGTCGAAGTaaatccagcagcagcaatacCCAGAAGCCAAAGGAAGATTTCCCTCAGATGAGCATTCCCTCGTGTGTCATCGAGAAGCGTGAATCTTCATTTCACAATGGAAACTTCTGTAAGTAA